GTATTACCACCTCTGAAACCTTGTGTTCCCCATCCTCCTTGCTCACATAAAGGTCTAAATCCAATCGAACTTCCCCTTCCGTAAAATCGACACAGGCATAATAACGTGCGTCCTCGGTTTCGTTCACCGATTCGTGGACGAAATCAAACTGTAAGTTCCGGGTTCGATTTTCAGAGGTGTCTTCAACTTCAAAAGAACCTTCATCGCCTATTTTGCCACTGATATATGAGGTTATAATTTTGATAACTTCCTCCGAACTTAATTTGGCTATCTCTTCCTGCTTCTGACACCCTATCAAGCTGAAAAGAAATAAAACTACAGAAAAAAGTACGAATCTAATTTTCATTTCTCTTACTCCTTTAAAATTGTAAAGCTAACTCAAACTCACAATCCAAATATTTTTGCAATTCTTTATCGCCGTAATAACTGCCGTTTCGCCCTAATTGCACCAAGTTGATTTCGCGTTTCTTGTTAACGGCAAAAATCGCGGGTTGAATCTGGTCCGCAGCTATTTGCAATTTCAACTTTTTAGCCAATGCCAACCCTTTATCTTCTACAAAGGGGTAAGGAAACTCCGTTCGCTTTCGAACCTTTCTTAACTCATCAGCCGGACCTGGAGAAAGCACGATGAAAGCAGCCCCACAAACCTGAAGCTTGGCAAGTCTCCACTTGAGATCTGAGCAATTGCTTAAAACAAACAGAGCACCACGTTGCTTTTTAAGGTTACTATAAACAGCTTTTTTTATTCGCCAGTTTTGCTAGATCAACTGTTTTACCGTCCACATCGATTAGCTGTTTCGGCAAAATGGGCTTTTCATCACCAGGCTTTGCAAATAATTCTGTGGAGAATAAATTGACGGTTAAAACTGACAAAGAAATAAAACTTTAAGTAACATAACTATTCCACCAACCCCCGCAGTCTTTTCAAATTCTCGACGTCCATATCGTTTTGGGGACCCTTCGGCGTTTCTAAAATCATCGCGACATCTGTGAAACGCGAGTCATTCATGAGAAACTTAAATGCCTCAATACCAATCTCACCTTCCCCGATGTGCTCGTGACGGTCTCTCCTGCTGCCAAATTCCTTTTTCGAGTCGTTGACATGAATGACGCTAACTTGATCGCAGCCAATGATTTTGTCAAGTTCGGATACGGTTTTTTCGTACCCTTCTTCGGTGCGCAACTCATATCCCGCTGCAAAAATGTGGCACGTATCTAAACACACTCCGATTCGTTTTTGAGCTTCGACTTTCGATTTCATTTCCGCGAGCTGCTCGAACGTGTACCCCAAATTGCTCCCCTGCCCAGCGGTGGTTTCGAGAAGAATCTTCAGTTTAAAATCAGGACACTTATCGAATACAAAATTAAGACTTTCGGAAATTCGCTGAAGTCCCTTCTGTTCACCCTCGTCGAGGTGCGAGCCGGGATGTATAACCAAATACGGAATCCCCAGAGCCTCGGCCCGCTCCATTTCCGCGATAAAATTCTGCCTCGAAAGATACACCTTTTGTTTATCAAAACCGCCCAGGTTGATCAAGTAAGAAGCATGCACACAAACCGCTTTCACACCCGTTCGCTTTTCCTCTGCTTTAAATTTTTCAACTTCCTCATCCGTCAGCGGTTTGACCCGCCACTGCTGCTGGTTCTTGGTGAAAATCTGAATGACGTCACAGGTGACGTCCTTGCCGTTTTGCGGCGCATTAAAAACACCGTCGGAAATCGAAACATGGGCGCCGAATTTCATATCAAGTCAGCCCAAGTTTCGAAAGGAGTTTTTCAAAGAACGGGATTGGGTTTTTAAGGGTACCATTAAATTTTTGTTTGAGGTAACTGGTCACCGCCATCAAAAAGAAACAAACTAAAAAGAGAATTCCGTAAATTCCGATTAAAAGCAAATCATAGGTCGCAAACCCGGTTAACAGCTCTTTGGACTTGTTCCAAATTTTGAGAAAGAAAAAAATGCAGCCGATAAAGGCGACGGCCTGCACAAGCCAGCGAAGATTGATTTTCATTCCTGCGCCTCGAGCCACCTTTCCGCATCGATGGCGGCCTCACAACCCATCGCCGCCGCAGTAACCGCCTGACGATAGCGGGTATCGACAACATCACCACCTGCGAAGACGCCTTCAACATTTGTCGCAGTGTGCTGGGCTGGTAAAATGTAGCCGGCATCGTCCATGTCAATTTGTCCCTTGAAGACGTCGGTGTTGGGAACATGCCCGATCGCCAGAAAGACCCCGTCGCAGGCGAACTCTGCCGTCTCACCGGACTTGGTATCTGCCAGAAGAACGCCGGTCAAATTCGATGGCTCACCGAGATACTCTTTAATAATTTTGTTCCACATGAAATCAATCTTGTCGTTCTTCCTGGCGCGGTCCTGCATGATCTTGGAAGCCCGGAGTTCCTCGCGCCGGTGAACGACTGTAACCCGGCTGGCAAATTTCGTCAGAAAAGTAGCCTCTTCCATCGCCGAGTCGCCGCCGCCAGTGATGACGACGTGCTGGTCGCGGTAGAAGGCCCCGTCACAGGTGGCGCAAGTCGAAACGCCGCGGCCCATGAAGTCACCTTCGATGCCAAGCCAGCGGGCGCTGGCGCCGGTGCAGATAATGACAGCCTTTGCCTGCACGGTTTCTTCATCATACTCGACCACGAAAGGTCGCTTCGAGAAATCGACTTTAGTGGCATATTTTTGAATGCACTCGGCGCCGAATCTCTGCGCTTGTTTACGCAGCAGGTCCATCAATTCCGGTCCCTGCACACCCTCCGGAAATCCGGGATAGTTTTCGACGTCAGTGGTAAGCATAAGCTGGCCGCCGGGAATCTCAACCCCCATGCCTTCGCCTTCGAGAATAAGCGGCTCAAGGTTGCCTCTGGCAGCATAAATGCCAGCCGTGAAACCTGCCGGCCCGGAACCGATGATAACGACATTTCTAAAATCCGACATAGAAGAAATTTTTCTCCTTTCAAAGATTTTTTCGATTCGTTCAAAGAATTCTAACAGCACGAAAATAATGCATATTTCATGTAAATGCAAGCAAAATTGTAGTTTGCCCCGACTTGGTTAAAACATTTGGATTTGGAAGGAATTGGTGTTAAATTTACGAAATTGTCTGGTAGTAAAAGAATTTAGAATATGCGATGGTATGCACCACTATTCAATTACTGGAGTAACTGTGAGAATTTCTACATCACAAACTACTTGAGTATTGAGAAAGATGCTTACTCCCTTTCTAAAGAATTGACTGATTTTCTTTTATCTGGATCTGATGTTAGCGAAATAAATTCTTGCGGCTATTGGGTCATTGTAAAAGAAAGTAAGTCTAAATATCTTTCTGTTCCTAATGTACTTAATACATTACTAATCTCCTTTTGGGTTCTCACTCCAAACCAACTTCACTATAGGTTTCGGTTCTCAGAAAGAAAAGGTGATATGCGAAGATATCTTGATAGGTTTATCTTTAATTCGGAAGATGAAAATCAAAACACTGTTGATGAATTGCAGCTAACCAAAGTAAAACAATTTTATCGTTCACTTGCTCGAATAAATAAAAACAAGGATAGACTTCAAACAGCCCTGCTCTACACATATCGTGGATGTGTTGCCTATGATTGGCGTGTTAGTTTCGTCTTGTTTACAGCTGCTTTAGAAGCAATTCTGACTTATAAAAGGGGTTACGGAATGACCAGAAGACATGCTGAGGCGTATAGTATACTGACGGAAACTACTTCATCAAAAAGAGATTTAGCTGCTAAAAGGTTTGAACGCCTCTACAATATCAGAAGCGACATCATGCATGGAAGTAAAATTAAATCCAGAGCAACGACTAATTTAAAAAACCTCTCTAAACTATCTCATTTACTTAGAAGACTTTGGAATGTAATTTTATGTGACAACCAAATTATAAGCAGCTTAGAGTTGAATGATCAGGGGCGTGAATTATTTTTTCGCCAGCTTGGTTCTTCTTAAAATAATAGAGTTTTTCAAGACATAAATCATTGACTTGTTTTTGAATTAAACAAAATTCTATAGATTTGTTATGCCATTAAAAACCAACATTAAAAGACCCCTTGAACTGGTAAAAGCGGATGGGCATTTCCAAAACCACAAATCCCTTTTAAAAGAAGACACCTGGAACGAAGCAACAATAGAAAAAGCCCTTTCCCAAACCGGCCTTCAACCTTTCTTTGCATTAGCTGAACAGCTAATCAAATCAAAAAAAACAAAGCCAAAAGACCGCCAACTGTTATTCAACTTTTTA
The window above is part of the candidate division KSB1 bacterium genome. Proteins encoded here:
- a CDS encoding redoxin domain-containing protein, which encodes MKKAVYSNLKKQRGALFVLSNCSDLKWRLAKLQVCGAAFIVLSPGPADELRKVRKRTEFPYPFVEDKGLALAKKLKLQIAADQIQPAIFAVNKKREINLVQLGRNGSYYGDKELQKYLDCEFELALQF
- a CDS encoding deoxyribonuclease IV — protein: MKFGAHVSISDGVFNAPQNGKDVTCDVIQIFTKNQQQWRVKPLTDEEVEKFKAEEKRTGVKAVCVHASYLINLGGFDKQKVYLSRQNFIAEMERAEALGIPYLVIHPGSHLDEGEQKGLQRISESLNFVFDKCPDFKLKILLETTAGQGSNLGYTFEQLAEMKSKVEAQKRIGVCLDTCHIFAAGYELRTEEGYEKTVSELDKIIGCDQVSVIHVNDSKKEFGSRRDRHEHIGEGEIGIEAFKFLMNDSRFTDVAMILETPKGPQNDMDVENLKRLRGLVE
- the trxB gene encoding thioredoxin-disulfide reductase, with amino-acid sequence MSDFRNVVIIGSGPAGFTAGIYAARGNLEPLILEGEGMGVEIPGGQLMLTTDVENYPGFPEGVQGPELMDLLRKQAQRFGAECIQKYATKVDFSKRPFVVEYDEETVQAKAVIICTGASARWLGIEGDFMGRGVSTCATCDGAFYRDQHVVITGGGDSAMEEATFLTKFASRVTVVHRREELRASKIMQDRARKNDKIDFMWNKIIKEYLGEPSNLTGVLLADTKSGETAEFACDGVFLAIGHVPNTDVFKGQIDMDDAGYILPAQHTATNVEGVFAGGDVVDTRYRQAVTAAAMGCEAAIDAERWLEAQE